A stretch of Scheffersomyces stipitis CBS 6054 chromosome 2, complete sequence DNA encodes these proteins:
- a CDS encoding predicted protein, protein MADDLQNISIGNELKDSYKVTSKWINNGINWLTDLEEFYRERGTIEKEYAAKLKELSKRHFDKKSKLSARLSVGDEPQITPGSLECASLVLWTDMLTQTEAIADRRLKFGQELNIKVADNLNILKGKSTRLAQQIDVINEYITSEKQKMEDDINKSKKHYDTLCGATETARDKSVKSASEKYKQKLEERTVDMNVGKNDYLIKINIANRLKDKYYFQDVPELLDYLQELNESRVGLINKLLKNASIIERNANDEVKNTLHLIDQTIDQNNPKLDTAMFIKHNVSDWKEPADFYFIPSSIWHDDEELVIKEPEFTNLKKRLSEALGRHSQFERACIDSKQKLEESTSDRNKDSENLTLKFDGKLSTSLSILSTFMKEDTKRVQNEVEIEIIQNFAGDKDLTYVEQAKQKKSKFGFLRGGSKKESTTSPDNGSADTQSLHTVKTSNSHHTFSSNVFSLRRNKTQTSTGPTGSGSGRALYEYVAKGDDEVTILAGETFTLIEEDSGNGWTLIGLSNGTQGLAPTSYLEIAKPIQADTTGSSSKKKGPSVAPRRGAKKVSYVEALYDYNADGDDEITIRAGDRIVLIQDDTDGSGWTEGELNGQRGLFPTGYVKKV, encoded by the coding sequence ATGGCGGACGATTTGCAAAACATTTCGATTGGAAACGAGCTCAAAGACTCATACAAAGTAACATCCAAATGGATCAATAATGGGATCAACTGGCTCACAGACCTTGAAGAGTTCTATCGAGAAAGAGGGACCATAGAAAAGGAGTACGCTGCaaaattgaaggaattgagCAAACGACACTTTGATAAGAAGTCCAAGTTATCTGCCCGGCTATCGGTTGGAGACGAGCCTCAGATCACGCCAGGTTCATTGGAATGTGCCTCGTTGGTATTATGGACGGATATGTTAACCCAGACCGAGGCTATAGCCGATCGCAGATTGAAATTCGGACAGGAGTTGAACATCAAGGTAGCcgacaacttgaacatcttgaagGGGAAGTCAACCAGGCTTGCGCAGCAGATTGATGTCATCAACGAGTACATCACTTCCGAGAAgcagaagatggaagatGACATCAATAAGTCGAAGAAACATTACGACACTTTATGTGGAGCCACCGAAACGGCCCGAGACAAAAGTGTAAAATCAGCTTCCGAAAAATACAAACAAAAGCTTGAAGAAAGGACCGTAGATATGAACGTAGGAAAAAACGATTACCTtatcaaaatcaatatAGCCAACAGATTGAAGGATAAGTACTACTTCCAAGATGTCCCAGAGTTGCTTGACTATTTGCAAGAGTTGAATGAAAGCAGGGTTGGATTGATCAACAAGCTCTTAAAGAATGCCTCGATCATCGAACGCAATGCAAATGACGAAGTCAAGAATACTTTGCATCTCATTGATCAAACTATTGACCAGAACAATCCCAAGTTGGACACAGCCATGTTCATAAAGCATAATGTTTCGGACTGGAAGGAACCCGCGGACTTCTATTTTATTCCCAGTTCAATCTGGCATGACGACGAGGAGTTGGTGATAAAGGAGCCAGAgttcaccaacttgaagaaacgCTTGTCGGAAGCACTTGGACGTCATTCTCAGTTTGAAAGAGCCTGTATTGATTCGAAACAGAAACTCGAGGAATCCACCCTGGACCGGAACAAAGATTCTGAGAACTTGACGCTTAAGTTTGATGGAAAGTTGCTGACTTCGTTGAGCATCTTACTGACGTTCATGAAAGAAGATACCAAGCGAGTTCAGAACGAGGTGGAAATAGAAATCATCCAAAACTTTGCCGGGGACAAGGACTTGACGTATGTAGAACAGGCCAAGCAAAAGAAGTCCAAGTTCGGCTTCTTGAGAGGAGGTAGTAAGAAGGAAAGTACTACATCTCCAGACAATGGATCAGCAGATACGCAATCACTTCACACCGTGAAAACGAGCAATAGTCATCATACTTTCAGTTCCAATGTGTTTAGTTTGCGAAGAAACAAAACACAGACCAGCACCGGGCCTACAGGTTCAGGAAGCGGAAGAGCTTTGTATGAGTACGTAGCCAAAGGTGACGATGAAGTCACTATTTTAGCAGGAGAGACATTCAcgttgattgaagaagactctgGCAATGGCTGGACATTGATCGGGCTATCTAATGGTACACAAGGTTTGGCACCCACCTCATATTTGGAAATAGCCAAACCCATTCAAGCTGACACCACAGGTAGCAGCtctaagaagaaaggtcCTTCTGTTGCACCTAGAAGAGGAGCCAAAAAGGTTTCCTATGTAGAAGCGTTGTACGACTACAACGCCGACGGAGATGACGAGATTACCATTCGAGCTGGTGATAGAATTGTCTTGATCCAGGATGACACTGATGGCAGTGGCTGGACAGAGGGAGAATTGAATGGACAAAGAGGGTTATTCCCCACGGGATATGTCAAGAAGGTATAG
- a CDS encoding predicted protein (go_funtion GTP binding), whose translation MRILMLGLDNAGKTTILYKLKLGKTSKTVPTVGFNVETVKHKNISFAVWDCGGQERIRPLWRHYFTGTNALIYVVDSSDLKRLDESKKELLRVINDKELANCLLIVLANKQDVYDAIKPKELIERFELNKLTGEHTWSVIPTIAVDGTGLVETLNWISSHSK comes from the coding sequence ATGAGAATATTGATGCTTGGTTTGGACAATGCCGGAAAAACCACCATTCTCTACAAGTTGAAGCTCGGCAAAACATCCAAGACGGTTCCCACTGTTGGGTTCAATGTCGAAACCGTCAAACACAAGAATATCTCGTTTGCCGTCTGGGACTGTGGTGGACAGGAAAGAATCAGACCCTTGTGGAGACACTATTTCACAGGCACCAACGCCCTTATATACGTTGTAGATTCGTCGGACTTGAAAAGATTGGATGAGTCCAAGAAGGAGTTGTTGCGAGTCATCAACGACAAggaattggccaattgCTTGTTAATTGTTTTAGCCAACAAGCAAGATGTCTATGATGCCATCAAGCCAAAGGAGCTTATTGAACGTTTtgagttgaacaaattgactGGCGAACACACCTGGTCGGTTATTCCAACTATTGCTGTTGACGGTACGGGTCTTGTGGAAACCTTGAACTGGATATCTAGTCACAGCAAGTGA
- the RKI1 gene encoding ribose-5-phosphate ketol-isomerase (go_funtion ribose-5-phosphate isomerase activity~go_process pentose-phosphate shunt, non-oxidative branch), with protein MSSLSLVEQAKKSAAYQAVDENFPVSAKVVGIGSGSTVVYVAERIGQLANKDSFVCIPTGFQSKQLIIDNGLKLGAIEQFPEIDIAFDGADEVDPALNLIKGGGACLFQEKLVAASAKTFVVVADYRKKSDNLGIQWKQGVPIEIVPNSYAKVIQDLKKLGAITVNLRQGGSAKAGPIITDNNNFLLDADFGAIKDPKALHDQIKALVGVVETGLFTSMAAKSYFGEQDGQVNIWSI; from the coding sequence ATGTCGTCTCTCTCCCTTGTGGAACAAGCAAAGAAATCCGCTGCCTACCAAGCTGTGGATGAGAATTTTCCCGTCTCTGCCAAGGTCGTGGGTATTGGATCTGGCTCGACTGTCGTTTACGTAGCTGAACGTATTGGTCAACTAGCCAACAAGGACTCGTTCGTTTGCATTCCTACTGGATTCCAATCTAAACAGTTGATTATCGACAATGGCTTGAAGTTGGGTGCTATTGAGCAGTTTCCAGAAATTGACATTGCTTTCGATGGTGCTGATGAAGTGGACCCTgccttgaacttgattAAAGGTGGGGGTGCCTGTTTGTTCCAGGAAAAGTTGGTAGCAGCCAGTGCAAAGACATTTGTAGTTGTGGCAGACTACCGTAAGAAGTCTGACAACTTGGGTATCCAGTGGAAACAGGGTGTTCCTATAGAAATCGTGCCTAACTCGTATGCTAAAGTCATCCAAGACTTGAAAAAATTGGGTGCAATCACTGTGAATCTCAGACAAGGAGGTTCGGCTAAGGCTGGTCCAATTATCAccgacaacaacaacttcttgctCGATGCCGATTTTGGCGCCATCAAGGACCCAAAGGCTTTGCACGACCAGATCAAGGCCCTTGTAGGTGTAGTTGAAACTGGCTTGTTCACATCGATGGCTGCGAAGTCATACTTTGGCGAACAGGATGGTCAGGTCAATATCTGGTCTATCTAG
- a CDS encoding predicted protein: MTSPSEFSNINGRTSSPLDSDLSQPLSRRQRLLGLARATRDNYIPRLTGQVTQIASGASRAFATPGSDLYDEQGNVIFPKDASITLFPSYTRQVGDKYYIDIKGWVSCPGLMTRKNRLILSLVRQVTRYNSANSDQAIHQLESDKLKQDMLQDDVSDLESFHSEASKDSNPDQLRNVTSSSSSVQTGPSAFNNEELMKERLASFIARSIPNAALTVVIGSHVVHSEIAEKEVFTDASGNFETTVQTSYLPSVIQVKANSDDTIFSFQDVMFVPGEGIGVISDIDDTVKLTGVIGDKRELMTNLLLKEVTTWSIPPVISWYDNIKKLDNVSFHYVSNSPWQLFSTIEQYFRAVKLPYGSFHLKHYTGNIISSLMEPSSSRKKKSLDKILNDFPEKKFICVGDSGEADLEAYVDLAKSHPGHILSINIRVVEDSLSDVDDNKILNELVRILTTKRRVTSSSATPQPVEIPNLIDLSDDSPVSTPQAEERRAKLPPMIPKKPTNLKGNSLEKKPPLPRRDYLARAHTDSELASKPTVIELTTVESPPLPKRPDAVLHHAKTESDEAFSQHENNLFDNLQNIYDSPNFYELEEMDRKGANWIRRVITSLQDLEGSGTELRLFSDGDQQFFANSTEDLRNLKR, encoded by the coding sequence ATGACCAGTCCCTCTGAATTCTCAAACATCAATGGCAGAACGTCTTCTCCGCTAGATTCAGATCTCTCGCAGCCTCTTTCTCGTAGACAAAGACTCTTGGGCCTAGCCAGAGCCACCAGAGACAACTATATACCACGACTCACTGGTCAAGTCACCCAGATAGCCTCAGGAGCTTCTCGCGCTTTTGCTACACCTGGAAGTGATCTCTACGATGAACAGGGAAACGTCATCTTCCCCAAAGATGCTTCTATTACCTTGTTCCCGTCGTACACCAGACAGGTAGGCGACAAATACTACATAGACATCAAGGGCTGGGTCTCGTGCCCCGGTCTCATGACTCGTAAAAACAGATTGATCCTCTCATTAGTGAGGCAAGTTACACGGTACAACTCGGCCAACTCAGATCAGGCTATACACCAGTTGGAAAGcgacaagttgaaacagGATATGCTCCAGGATGACGTTTCTGATTTGGAATCGTTTCATTCCGAAGCTTCTAAAGATTCGAATCCAGACCAACTTAGAAATGTCACGAGCTCTAGCTCATCTGTACAGACTGGTCCGTCTGCtttcaacaacgaagagttgatgaagGAGAGATTGGCATCATTTATCGCCAGATCAATCCCTAATGCAGCACTAACTGTGGTTATAGGCTCTCACGTAGTCCATTCTGAAATCGCAGAAAAGGAAGTCTTCACAGATGCCAGTGGAAATTTCGAAACAACAGTCCAGACCAGCTACCTTCCCTCAGTTATTCAGGTCAAGGCTAACTCCGATGATACTATCTTTTCGTTTCAGGACGTCATGTTCGTACCAGGTGAAGGGATTGGTGTGATCAGTGATATCGACGACACTGTCAAATTGACTGGTGTTATAGGCGacaaaagagaattgatGACAAACCTTTTATTGAAGGAAGTGACAACTTGGAGCATTCCTCCCGTTATTAGCTGGTATGATAACATCAAAAAACTAGACAACGTTTCGTTCCATTATGTTTCCAACTCACCCTGGCAATTGTTCAGTACAATCGAACAATATTTTCGTGCCGTGAAACTTCCCTATGGGTCGTTCCATCTAAAGCACTACACCGGTAATATTATTTCCTCCCTTATGGAGccctcttcttctcgtaAAAAAAAGTCATTagacaagatcttgaatgATTTCcctgaaaagaagtttaTATGTGTTGGTGATTCAGGTGAAGCAGATCTTGAAGCCTACGTGGACTTGGCCAAATCTCACCCAGGGCACATTTTGAGCATCAATATTCGTGTTGTAGAGGATTCTTTGTCTGACGTTGACGACAATAAGATCCTCAATGAGCTTGTAAGAATATTGACtacgaaaagaagagtaaCGTCTTCATCTGCAACTCCACAGCCGGTAGAAATACCAAATTTGATTGACTTATCTGATGATAGCCCTGTATCTACTCCACAggcagaagaaagaagagccaaATTACCTCCAATGATACCGAAGAAACCAACCAATTTGAAAGGAAATTCGCTTGAAAAGAAGCCACCCTTACCTAGAAGAGATTATTTGGCAAGAGCTCATACCGATTCTGAACTTGCTTCTAAACCTACTGTGATTGAGTTAACAACTGTTGAACTGCCACCTTTACCCAAACGACCTGATGCCGTCTTGCATCACGCCAAAACTGAAAGCGATGAAGCTTTTTCACAGCATGAAAACAATCTTTTTGACAACTTGCAGAACATATACGATTCGCCAAATTTCTacgaacttgaagaaatggatagAAAAGGAGCCAATTGGATTCGCAGAGTGATAACATCGTTACAAGATCTAGAAGGCTCCGGTACGGAACTCAGGTTATTCTCTGATGGAGACCAACAGTTCTTTGCCAACAGCACCGAGGACCTCCGAAATTTGAAGCGTTGA
- the PRP43 gene encoding RNA helicase involved in spliceosome disassembly (go_funtion nucleic acid binding; helicase activity; ATP binding) produces MVAERVFKKQKLDEESRAEIVAEEAEEKLRLHPHPVAPDVLVHHDAGEFSGMVRHKTDSQQAVKLETADINPFTGGKFSKQYFDILKVRRDLPVHAQRDEFLRIFQNTQIMVFVGETGSGKTTQIPQFVLYDDMPHLAGTQVACTQPRRVAAMSVAKRVADEMDVELGEEVGYSIRFENKTSNKTILKYMTDGMLLREAMEDHDLKRYSCIILDEAHERTLATDILMGLLKQVSVRRPDLKIIIMSATLDAEKFQKYFNDAPLLAVPGRTHPVEIYYTPEYQRDYLDAAIRTVLQIHATEDEGDILLFLTGEEEIEDACRKISLEGDELIREQDCGPIKVYPLYGSLPPHQQQKIFDPAPERLRPNGRPGRKVIVSTNIAETSLTIDGIVYVVDPGFSKQKVYNPRIRVESLLVSPISKASAQQRAGRAGRTRPGKCFRLYTEEAFQKELIEQSYPEILRSNLASTVLELKKLGIDDLVHFDFMDPPAPETMMRALEELNYLQCLSDEGDLTAAGRMASQFPLDPMLAVMLIGSAAFNCSEDILTIVALLSVPNVFVRPAAARKRADDAKMAFAHQDGDHVTLLNVYAGFISDEAQSIGVHQWCRDNFLSYRSLTSAKSVRAQLRRIMERNDIDLNSTPFEDPSWAVNVRKALAAGFFMQVAKKKSAGKGYLTIKDNQEVLIHPSTVLATESEWVIYNEFVLTSQNYIRTVTTVRPEWLVEFAPKYYNLDHFGKGDVKLSLERVIDRVETMKKLEDKSARKEKKKSKKSKA; encoded by the coding sequence ATGGTTGCTGAAAGAGTATtcaagaagcagaaattGGATGAAGAATCCAGGGCCGAGATTGTGGCTGAAGAAGCGGAAGAAAAGTTAAGATTACATCCTCATCCCGTGGCACCAGATGTTCTAGTTCACCATGATGCTGGTGAATTCTCTGGAATGGTTAGACACAAGACGGATTCGCAGCAAGCTGTGAAATTGGAGACAGCAGATATCAATCCTTTCACGGGTGGCAAATTCAGCAAGCAGTATTTCGACATTTTGAAGGTTAGACGTGATTTGCCAGTACATGCTCAGAGAGATGAGTTCTTAAGAATTTTCCAAAACACCCAGATCATGGTGTTTGTTGGTGAAACTGGTTCTGGTAAGACTACTCAGATTCCTCAGTTTGTTTTGTATGATGACATGCCACATTTGGCTGGAACACAAGTAGCCTGTACCCAACCAAGAAGGGTCGCAGCCATGTCTGTGGCCAAGAGAGTAGCAGACGAAATGGATGTTGAACTAGGTGAAGAGGTTGGTTACAGCATTCGTTTTGAAAACAAGACTTCGAACAAGACCATTTTGAAGTACATGACTGATGGTATGTTATTAAGAGAAGCCATGGAAGACCACGATTTGAAGAGGTACTCCTGTATTATTCTAGATGAAGCGCACGAAAGAACTTTGGCTACTGATATCTTGATGGGTTTATTGAAACAAGTCAGTGTAAGGAGACCAGACTTGAAGATCATTATCATGTCGGCTACTTTAGATGCTGAAAAGTTCCAGAAGTATTTCAATGATGCCCCATTGTTAGCAGTTCCTGGTAGAACCCATCCAGTAGAAATCTACTATACCCCAGAATACCAGCGTGATTACTTAGATGCAGCTATAAGAACAGTTTTGCAGATACATGCTACAGAAGATGAGGGCGATATATTGTTATTTTTGAcaggtgaagaagaaattgaagacgCTTGTAGAAAGATCTCTTTGGAAGGAGACGAGTTGATCAGAGAACAAGATTGTGGCCCTATCAAAGTTTATCCATTGTACGGTTCCTTGCCTCCacaccagcagcagaagaTTTTCGATCCAGCTCCCGAAAGATTGAGACCAAATGGTAGACCTGGAAGAAAGGTAATTGTTTCAACCAACATTGCCGAGACCTCTTTGACTATCGATGGTATTGTATATGTGGTTGATCCAGGTTTCTCCAAGCAGAAGGTTTATAATCCAAGAATCAGGGTTGAGTCATTGTTGGTATCTCCTATTTCCAAAGCATCTGCTCAACAAAGAGCTGGTCGTGCTGGTCGTACCAGACCAGGTAAGTGTTTCAGATTGTACACCGAAGAGGCTTTCCAAAAGGAGTTGATAGAACAGTCATATCCTGAAATCTTGAGAAGCAACTTAGCATCCACCgtgttggaattgaagaaattgggAATAGATGACTTAGTTCACTTTGACTTCATGGATCCACCGGCCCCCGAAACCATGATGAGAgcattggaagaattgaactaTTTGCAATGTTTATCCGATGAAGGAGATTTGACCGCCGCAGGTCGTATGGCTTCGCAATTTCCTTTGGATCCAATGTTAGCAGTGATGTTGATTGGATCAGCTGCCTTCAACTGTTCTGAAGATATTTTGACTATTGTAGCATTGTTGTCGGTTCCAAATGTCTTTGTCAGACCTGCAGCGGCCAGGAAGAGAGCAGATGATGCTAAGATGGCTTTTGCCCATCAAGATGGTGACCATGTCACTTTGCTTAATGTCTACGCTGGATTCATTTCCGACGAAGCTCAAAGTATTGGAGTACACCAATGGTGTCGGGACAACTTTTTGTCTTATAGATCATTAACTTCTGCCAAGAGTGTCAGAGCACAATTGCGTCGTATCATGGAAAGAAACGACATAGACTTAAACAGCACTCCATTTGAAGACCCTTCATGGGCCGTGAATGTCAGAAAGGCTTTGGCTGCTGGTTTCTTCATGCAAGTGgctaagaagaagtcagCGGGCAAGGGTTACCTTACTATTAAGGacaatcaagaagtatTGATTCATCCTTCGACGGTATTGGCTACAGAAAGTGAATGGGTTATTTACAACGAATTTGTGTTAACAAGTCAGAACTACATCAGGACTGTTACCACAGTCAGACCAGAGTGGTTGGTtgaatttgcacccaagTACTATAACTTGGATCACTTTGGCAAGGGAGACGTGAAGTTGTCGTTGGAAAGAGTTATAGATAGAGTGGAGACcatgaagaaattggaagacaagaGTGCTAGAAaggagaaaaagaagtcgAAAAAGAGCAAAGCTTAG
- the RPS7A gene encoding 40S ribosomal protein S7 (40S ribosomal protein S7-A (RP30)~go_component intracellular; ribosome~go_funtion structural constituent of ribosome~go_process protein biosynthesis): protein MSAVNKILSEKPTELELKVAQAFVDLESQADLKADLRALQFKSIKEIEVSGGKKALAVLVPPPSLGAYRKVQTRLTRELEKKFPDSHVVFLAERRILPKPSRKARQQQKRPRSRTLTAVHDKILEDLVFPTEIIGKRVRYLVGGNKIQKVLLDSKDSTAVDYKLESFQQLYAKLTGKQVVFEIPGEVY from the coding sequence ATGTCTGCtgtcaacaagatcttaTCTGAAAAGCCAACcgaattggaattgaaggtTGCCCAAGCTTTCGTTGACTTGGAATCCCAAGCCGACCTCAAGGCCGACCTCAGAGCCTTGCAATTCAAGTCCATCAAGGAAATCGAAGTTTCCGGTGGTAAGAAGGCTCTCGCCGTCTTGGTCCCACCTCCATCTCTCGGTGCCTACAGAAAGGTCCAAACCAGATTGACCAGAGAattagagaagaagttccCAGACTCCCacgtcgtcttcttggctgaaagaagaatcttgcCAAAGCCATCCAGAAAGGCcagacaacaacaaaagaGACCAAGATCCAGAACCTTGACTGCTGTCCAcgacaagatcttggaagacttggtTTTCCCAACTGAAATCATCGGTAAGAGAGTTAGATACTTGGTTGGTGGTAACAAGATCCAAAAGGTCTTGTTGGACTCCAAGGACTCCACTGCTGTCGACTACAAGTTGGAatctttccaacaattATACGCCAAGTTGACCGGTAAGCAAGTCGTCTTTGAAATCCCAGGTGAAGTCTACTAA